One Chitinophaga parva DNA segment encodes these proteins:
- a CDS encoding RHS repeat domain-containing protein, with protein MPSLIKILLLLLPAVSFMPAYGQYADGPSVRSKLDGAAGQLAADSVATTQDSIYFNASLAAKLDTPYHVKNLVNFSINEYSRVLLPVQFTASVQLRIYYLRPDNVQDSMDQTLTINYDTAQSYTQRNSFVFNDAHQVKVKVLQVTAPSQAIAALQVENVMLLYPVFKISCTDDAVKAVYNNGAANTDSTDELLVNWPAVTGINKYDLEWSYIDSTALQSGRYGPAPYDAQKIFAYNGSRVTIAGNSYAIPLMYDDGGVLFYRVRGVQERAGNFNRVETAWSSDYSSGLGAYAFCGHQRNLNWQSTATYAEDGKRKVVVNYFDGSLRSRQMVTKDNTTNTTVVAESLYDYQGRPTIQVLPAPTLNTVIKYTRNLNQYNGAEYDKSVYDHVADAIDYLNGSAPAMDSTSGTNQYYSLNNPEKDNGVNRFIPQANGYAFSQTEYTPDNTGRISRQGGVGKTFQLGSGHETKYYWAATPTQEELYALFGTEVGDRTHYFKNMAIDANGQASVSYVDMHGRTIATGLSGLASNTSLSPVSDTASEVVTDSLSGANQVLDLALTSTQSEVVAKEGNYHFTYELAPPVLKRLDCNNNEVCYTGLYDLEIKITDDVYNQHLGGAPVVKTFHNYDAAGIIPDCNPQPIQVSFDINLPVGSYTITKTLTISKQGLEYYRDSVFSKSNVCTTLDQQISQQRDFQLQNQCVPDCQSCRDSLGTWEQFRVNYVTRAGGAAADSASYRDDAWLAYQTAMSECDDLCNLKTEVDDIRAAMLLDVTAPSGQYAQVDDSSYAYSIFYHKGPNDLPPYRNPNITYLDEYGHAEQVYDDNINMFVKPQQLDPVQFAAKFKGSWANALLPSHPEYCKLTQYEGFRDSQNWDKAFEAVDTYGGAIQKGFLNPTGNAAIPFTIALTDSLVLDHPGFKALMEARLQPKKDTPSMWSTATISVKCGMDDLGCHVQYDSPASAFDANKLCGGDLDMAWRNFRSAYLNAKRKAIFAYLESFCNSAPKAADLIKRKEPRFSDGAAALTQAGYGAYAGMSKAQAEQASSSLSQGTYTQNCQDYATVWTQQLAPCKYSPDDLKELIPLLTKVCMEGADRSHPYGASSVAPSSFYQYRNFDEVLVAFNRTHNITTDPWNCNAELITTPAPYNLPTAVSDGLSYTKPDDCQCGKLQDLVREYNAVKTAADLNLAAYLNRTRGTALIQQDLDVLLDACSGSQTANTCTYLPKPVTIPALLRCDVAPACATCTDINNLYNAFKAQYPSVTPVQGDVDSVQALKNNLFVNYMNSHLGFGKQLVDYLSFMDSCSHSNVQGAGQQVCKPDAGKGGLISTYSNGGTADRILDMRATTDGGYIMAGYTNGCGAGGNDGYIIRSDNEGNVVWSKTFGGLQDDQFNRVVQTHDGGFIVIGTTYSSCYDLGSALIVRLDDSGNELWNRTIDMGADGSSGEDILQSSDTSFTFGGYRISHAAGGLATDWLTGALDADGRLVWMRMLGSAENKKTLRMTLRDDTLVIAASIKTGGTTYDAVVLKENNTTGAYQSLDRYPVEGKDHLVTGLEQVNDGYRLTMGAQDAASGGKVLDVSSTGAVLRVLKVTNGAGTWNATSWLTVTQGTSLLASQSVGGDVYWTKINGDNTVAWTNRVRTPNADYLNAITINGRGNLAGAGAQGNGGMWMLASASGRTGCNDTIATIGVTDVTTSVTRNSGPGLTDTLLTSNYVNALGMSSNICSPFVNVVTCPGMDSCYVVGAGPLLCGNAVPIFPTVEAADISSCSDSAFFALSAGTVIYNSYRDSILTGFEHDYLAAAMEAMSREHFAVTHNDYEYHYTLYYYDQAGNLVKTVPPKGVVKNRSAAWIASVKAAVAAGTALPAPHTMVTQYRYNTLNAVVAQQTPDAGQSHFWYDRLARVAASQNAKQYLTNDYSYTRYDYLGRIAEVGQLKSSTAMTDLISRNGSALDTWINNVASSKEQITVTNYDLPHTPLEGYLWSAENLRNRVSWSAVYNTGAQLAGGYDRASATYYSYDVHGNVKELLQEFNSGMTGDNSTLGHYKKIAYNYDLISGKVNTVSFNPGQPDAYYHRYSYDAENRITDVETSRDSLFWDHDAFYQYYKYGTLARTVLGQQQVQGMDYAYTLQGWIKGVNGTSLGGSFEMGGDGATTAKDAFGYALHYYGAGDYKPIGDVRPFAEAGGSNFKPLYNGNIGAMSVNLPKVGEPLQYNYSYDLLNRIVGMQTVRNLDVATNTWTPVAVSDFGENVTYDPNGNILTYNRNGNATWAGKSLDMDKMHYNYVPGSNKLDNIKDDVDPNAYTEDIDGQADGNYEYDAIGNLVKDQQSSIDEIRWTVYGKISDIHKTNGDGTTIHYTYDVSGNRISKTVNGVLTWYVRDATGNVMSIYTRGDNSVNGGHLTQTETGIYGSSRLGVEQGKKDLEQAAAGVTGSTDSGLLFNFPRGQKMYEVGNHLGNVLATVGDVKLPESTDNVTVTGFEPKVRSAQDYYPFGMQEPGRIFSNAVYRYGFNGKENDNEVKGEGDQQDYGMRFYDPRVGKFLSIDPLTRSYPMLTPYQYASNGPIENVDLDGLEKYHYTFAFDATGHTVVKLANIEHFSEWQWKPAVGGTALGFQLFERIQDPRKEYIVEYKFRSILQVEFTAVEADQTLTATFGTEKDALNATWDDFHFSEAREQFAKGLAAGAGGGSPGRLFRRSWAPHVAEPMVAHLPEEGITLKEGTPQVGKMFKSYKATIQDGKISMVNSEGRLVNTNGRYDFVITNDGTLLIGTGHYQMSGEAETVRAAGQIKLRNGSVVEVTNSSGHYKPSISEGNRGVGMLEQMGVNMNSARVTMYNSDGTINTTKKNGQ; from the coding sequence TTGCCAAGCCTGATAAAAATATTGCTGTTGCTACTGCCGGCAGTAAGCTTTATGCCTGCCTATGGTCAATACGCGGACGGCCCCTCTGTGCGTAGCAAGCTGGATGGAGCCGCCGGTCAGTTGGCGGCAGATTCTGTGGCAACCACGCAGGATAGCATTTATTTCAATGCTTCGCTGGCAGCGAAGCTGGACACGCCCTATCATGTAAAGAACCTGGTAAATTTCAGCATCAACGAGTATTCAAGGGTCCTATTGCCGGTACAATTCACCGCCAGTGTGCAACTGCGGATCTACTACCTGCGGCCGGATAACGTGCAGGATTCTATGGATCAGACGCTTACCATTAATTACGATACCGCGCAATCCTATACACAACGTAATAGTTTTGTGTTTAATGATGCCCACCAGGTAAAAGTAAAGGTGTTGCAGGTTACCGCGCCTTCCCAGGCCATAGCGGCATTGCAGGTGGAAAATGTCATGTTATTATACCCGGTGTTCAAGATCTCCTGCACGGATGATGCGGTGAAAGCGGTATACAATAATGGTGCTGCCAATACGGATTCGACGGACGAGCTATTAGTGAATTGGCCGGCAGTGACAGGGATCAATAAATATGATCTGGAATGGTCTTATATCGATTCCACTGCACTACAGTCTGGCCGCTATGGACCCGCACCTTATGATGCCCAAAAGATCTTTGCCTACAATGGCTCACGGGTAACGATTGCAGGCAACAGCTATGCAATTCCATTAATGTATGACGACGGAGGAGTACTGTTTTACCGCGTACGGGGAGTACAGGAACGGGCTGGTAATTTTAACCGCGTTGAAACTGCCTGGAGTTCTGATTATAGTAGTGGGTTGGGTGCTTATGCATTTTGCGGACACCAACGTAACCTGAACTGGCAGTCCACCGCCACTTATGCAGAGGATGGTAAACGAAAGGTGGTGGTTAACTATTTTGATGGCAGTTTACGGAGCCGGCAAATGGTGACCAAGGATAATACTACTAATACCACAGTAGTGGCAGAGTCTCTGTATGACTACCAGGGAAGGCCTACTATACAGGTGCTGCCGGCACCCACCTTAAATACAGTTATCAAGTATACCCGGAATCTTAACCAGTATAATGGAGCTGAGTATGACAAGTCTGTATACGATCATGTGGCAGATGCCATTGATTACCTGAATGGCAGTGCGCCCGCGATGGATTCCACTTCGGGAACCAATCAATATTATTCTCTTAACAATCCGGAAAAGGACAACGGTGTCAACCGGTTTATTCCCCAGGCTAACGGCTATGCGTTCAGCCAGACGGAATATACACCCGATAATACAGGCCGCATCAGCAGACAAGGTGGCGTAGGTAAAACCTTTCAATTGGGGAGCGGGCACGAGACAAAATATTACTGGGCGGCTACACCTACCCAGGAAGAACTGTATGCGTTATTCGGAACAGAAGTAGGAGACAGAACGCACTACTTTAAGAATATGGCAATCGATGCCAATGGACAGGCTTCCGTTAGCTATGTAGATATGCACGGCCGCACCATTGCAACTGGGCTATCCGGATTGGCATCCAACACCAGTCTTAGCCCGGTGTCTGATACCGCTTCTGAAGTGGTAACTGACTCGCTTTCTGGTGCCAATCAAGTGCTGGACCTGGCGCTGACAAGTACCCAGAGCGAGGTGGTGGCTAAAGAAGGTAACTACCATTTTACTTACGAACTGGCGCCTCCTGTACTAAAACGGCTGGATTGCAATAACAACGAAGTATGTTACACCGGATTATACGACCTGGAAATTAAGATCACGGATGACGTGTATAATCAGCACCTGGGCGGTGCACCGGTGGTAAAAACATTCCATAATTATGATGCTGCCGGGATCATACCGGACTGTAACCCGCAACCCATCCAGGTATCATTTGACATTAACTTGCCAGTTGGTAGCTATACCATTACCAAGACGCTCACCATCAGCAAACAGGGATTAGAATATTACCGGGACAGCGTATTCAGTAAATCAAATGTGTGCACCACGCTGGACCAGCAGATAAGCCAGCAACGCGATTTCCAGTTACAGAATCAGTGCGTGCCGGATTGCCAGAGCTGCCGGGACAGCCTGGGAACCTGGGAGCAATTCCGGGTAAACTATGTGACCCGTGCCGGCGGTGCCGCTGCCGATAGTGCCAGCTATAGGGATGATGCATGGCTGGCCTACCAAACAGCCATGAGCGAATGTGATGACCTCTGCAACCTGAAAACAGAAGTGGACGATATCCGTGCAGCCATGTTGCTCGATGTTACAGCGCCTTCCGGCCAGTATGCACAGGTGGATGATAGTAGCTATGCGTATTCTATTTTCTATCATAAGGGGCCCAATGATCTGCCACCTTATCGTAATCCGAATATTACTTACCTGGATGAATATGGTCATGCAGAACAGGTATATGATGATAATATAAACATGTTCGTGAAGCCCCAGCAATTGGATCCTGTGCAGTTTGCAGCGAAATTTAAGGGGTCTTGGGCTAATGCATTGCTGCCTTCACATCCTGAATATTGTAAGCTGACACAGTATGAAGGTTTCCGCGACAGCCAGAACTGGGATAAGGCCTTTGAAGCAGTGGATACTTATGGTGGTGCCATCCAGAAAGGATTTTTAAACCCGACCGGTAATGCCGCAATACCGTTTACAATAGCGCTTACAGACTCACTGGTGCTGGACCATCCGGGCTTCAAGGCATTGATGGAGGCACGCCTTCAACCCAAAAAGGATACGCCCTCCATGTGGAGCACTGCCACCATCTCTGTAAAGTGTGGCATGGATGACCTGGGATGCCATGTTCAATATGATAGCCCGGCATCTGCGTTTGATGCAAACAAACTTTGTGGCGGAGACCTGGATATGGCGTGGCGTAATTTCCGTTCGGCCTATCTGAATGCCAAGCGCAAGGCGATCTTTGCTTACCTGGAAAGCTTCTGTAACAGCGCTCCGAAGGCCGCAGATCTCATCAAGCGCAAAGAACCCCGTTTCTCCGATGGTGCCGCCGCGCTGACCCAAGCAGGTTATGGTGCTTACGCAGGCATGTCCAAAGCCCAGGCAGAGCAAGCCAGCAGCTCGCTTTCCCAGGGAACTTATACCCAGAACTGCCAGGATTATGCTACCGTATGGACCCAGCAACTGGCTCCCTGTAAGTATAGCCCTGATGATCTGAAAGAACTGATACCGCTGCTTACCAAAGTCTGTATGGAAGGTGCCGACAGGTCCCATCCCTATGGCGCAAGCTCCGTGGCTCCTTCCAGCTTTTACCAGTATAGGAATTTCGATGAAGTTCTCGTTGCCTTCAACCGTACGCACAATATTACCACCGACCCCTGGAACTGTAATGCAGAGCTGATCACTACCCCTGCGCCTTATAACCTGCCCACCGCGGTGTCTGATGGTCTGAGTTATACAAAGCCGGACGACTGCCAATGCGGTAAACTCCAGGACCTGGTAAGGGAATACAATGCCGTGAAGACGGCTGCAGACCTTAACCTGGCAGCTTACCTGAATCGCACACGCGGTACGGCCTTGATACAACAGGATCTGGATGTACTGCTGGATGCTTGCTCCGGATCGCAAACTGCCAATACCTGTACTTACCTGCCGAAACCAGTTACCATTCCGGCACTACTGCGCTGCGACGTGGCCCCGGCCTGCGCTACCTGTACGGATATTAACAACTTATACAACGCCTTTAAAGCACAATATCCCTCAGTGACACCGGTACAGGGTGATGTGGATAGTGTACAGGCGCTAAAAAATAACCTGTTTGTTAATTATATGAACAGCCACCTTGGCTTTGGTAAACAATTGGTGGATTACCTCTCTTTCATGGATAGTTGCAGCCATAGTAATGTGCAGGGGGCCGGCCAGCAGGTGTGCAAGCCGGATGCAGGCAAAGGAGGGCTGATCAGCACTTATTCCAACGGCGGTACGGCAGACCGTATCCTGGACATGCGCGCTACCACGGATGGCGGTTATATCATGGCCGGCTATACGAATGGCTGCGGCGCCGGGGGGAATGATGGATATATTATCCGTTCAGATAACGAGGGTAATGTAGTATGGTCAAAAACCTTTGGCGGTTTGCAGGATGATCAGTTCAACCGCGTGGTACAAACCCATGATGGCGGTTTTATCGTAATCGGTACCACATATTCTTCCTGCTACGATCTCGGCTCTGCGCTTATTGTGCGTCTGGATGACAGTGGGAATGAATTGTGGAACCGCACCATTGACATGGGAGCAGACGGAAGCAGTGGGGAGGATATCCTGCAAAGCAGTGATACCAGTTTCACTTTCGGTGGTTACCGTATCAGCCATGCAGCAGGTGGTCTTGCCACCGACTGGCTTACAGGTGCGTTAGATGCAGATGGCAGGTTGGTTTGGATGCGCATGCTGGGATCCGCAGAAAATAAAAAGACCTTGCGCATGACCTTGCGGGATGATACGTTGGTGATTGCCGCATCAATAAAAACGGGGGGCACCACGTATGATGCCGTAGTGTTGAAGGAAAATAATACCACTGGCGCTTACCAGAGCCTGGACCGTTACCCTGTAGAAGGGAAAGACCACCTGGTAACGGGTTTGGAACAGGTCAACGATGGTTACCGCCTGACGATGGGAGCACAGGATGCCGCTTCCGGTGGTAAGGTGCTGGATGTAAGCAGCACTGGTGCAGTATTGCGTGTGTTGAAAGTGACCAATGGTGCGGGAACATGGAATGCTACTTCCTGGCTAACCGTAACGCAGGGCACCAGCCTGCTTGCAAGCCAGTCTGTGGGTGGAGACGTCTATTGGACAAAGATCAATGGCGATAACACCGTGGCCTGGACCAACCGGGTACGCACGCCGAACGCGGACTATTTAAATGCCATCACGATCAATGGACGCGGTAACCTGGCCGGTGCTGGTGCACAAGGTAATGGAGGCATGTGGATGCTCGCCAGTGCCAGCGGCCGTACAGGCTGTAACGATACGATAGCAACAATAGGGGTAACGGATGTCACAACCAGCGTGACCCGCAACAGCGGCCCGGGACTTACCGATACCTTGCTGACAAGCAACTATGTGAACGCCCTGGGTATGAGCAGCAATATCTGCAGCCCCTTTGTAAACGTAGTGACCTGCCCTGGTATGGATAGCTGCTACGTGGTGGGTGCAGGCCCACTGTTATGCGGCAATGCTGTGCCGATATTCCCAACAGTAGAAGCTGCAGACATCAGTAGTTGTTCAGACAGTGCCTTTTTTGCGTTGAGTGCAGGGACAGTTATTTACAATAGCTATAGGGACAGCATACTTACTGGTTTTGAGCACGATTACCTGGCAGCAGCCATGGAGGCAATGAGCCGTGAGCATTTTGCGGTGACCCATAATGACTATGAATACCATTATACGCTGTATTACTATGACCAGGCAGGAAACCTGGTGAAAACAGTGCCACCTAAGGGAGTGGTGAAGAATCGCAGTGCAGCCTGGATAGCAAGCGTGAAAGCTGCCGTGGCAGCAGGTACCGCGCTTCCTGCACCACATACGATGGTGACGCAGTACCGGTATAATACGCTTAATGCTGTAGTAGCTCAACAAACACCGGATGCAGGACAAAGCCACTTCTGGTATGACCGTCTCGCCAGGGTTGCGGCATCGCAGAATGCGAAACAATATCTGACAAACGATTATAGCTATACACGGTATGATTATTTGGGTCGCATTGCGGAGGTGGGACAGTTGAAAAGTAGCACTGCAATGACAGACTTGATATCCCGTAACGGAAGTGCCCTTGATACCTGGATCAACAACGTAGCCAGTTCCAAAGAGCAGATCACGGTAACCAATTATGATCTACCCCACACACCGCTGGAAGGTTACTTGTGGAGCGCGGAAAACTTGCGTAACAGGGTCTCCTGGAGTGCGGTTTACAATACGGGGGCTCAATTGGCAGGTGGCTACGACCGCGCATCGGCTACCTACTACAGCTATGATGTACATGGCAATGTGAAGGAATTGCTACAGGAATTCAATTCCGGCATGACGGGAGATAATTCTACCCTCGGCCACTATAAAAAGATCGCATATAACTACGACCTGATCAGCGGGAAAGTAAACACGGTGAGTTTCAATCCTGGCCAACCGGATGCCTATTACCATCGTTACAGCTACGATGCGGAAAACCGTATCACAGATGTAGAAACCAGTCGTGATAGCTTATTCTGGGACCATGATGCATTTTACCAGTACTACAAGTATGGCACACTTGCACGTACGGTACTGGGGCAACAGCAGGTGCAAGGGATGGATTACGCCTATACGCTGCAAGGCTGGATTAAAGGAGTAAATGGCACGTCGCTGGGTGGAAGTTTTGAAATGGGGGGAGACGGTGCCACCACTGCTAAGGATGCATTTGGTTATGCACTGCACTACTATGGTGCGGGAGACTACAAACCTATCGGTGACGTAAGACCTTTTGCTGAAGCTGGTGGTAGTAATTTTAAACCGCTGTACAACGGCAACATCGGTGCTATGAGCGTGAACCTGCCCAAAGTGGGAGAGCCGCTGCAATACAATTACAGTTATGATCTGCTGAACCGTATTGTGGGTATGCAGACGGTGCGTAACCTGGATGTTGCAACCAACACGTGGACACCGGTAGCGGTATCTGACTTTGGTGAAAACGTAACCTATGATCCGAATGGTAATATCCTAACCTATAATCGTAACGGTAATGCTACCTGGGCTGGTAAGTCACTGGACATGGATAAGATGCATTATAACTACGTGCCCGGGTCCAATAAACTGGATAACATTAAAGACGATGTAGATCCAAACGCATATACCGAAGATATTGATGGTCAGGCAGATGGAAACTATGAATATGATGCGATTGGTAACCTGGTAAAGGACCAGCAGAGTAGTATTGACGAGATCAGGTGGACCGTTTACGGGAAGATCTCGGATATTCATAAAACCAATGGCGATGGTACTACGATACACTATACGTACGATGTGAGTGGAAACCGCATCAGTAAGACGGTGAATGGTGTACTCACATGGTACGTGCGGGATGCGACTGGCAATGTGATGAGTATTTATACCCGTGGCGATAATAGCGTGAACGGCGGCCATCTTACCCAGACAGAGACAGGTATTTATGGTAGTAGTCGTTTGGGTGTAGAGCAAGGGAAGAAGGACCTGGAGCAGGCAGCAGCAGGTGTTACAGGCAGCACAGATAGTGGACTGTTGTTTAATTTTCCCCGTGGGCAAAAGATGTATGAGGTTGGGAACCATTTAGGGAACGTACTGGCTACAGTGGGGGATGTTAAATTGCCAGAAAGCACGGATAATGTTACTGTAACTGGATTTGAGCCGAAGGTAAGGAGCGCACAGGATTACTATCCATTTGGGATGCAGGAGCCTGGGAGGATATTTAGTAATGCGGTGTATCGGTATGGGTTTAATGGGAAGGAGAATGACAATGAGGTAAAGGGGGAGGGCGATCAGCAGGATTATGGAATGCGCTTTTATGATCCAAGAGTAGGCAAATTTCTCAGCATAGACCCTTTGACCCGTTCGTATCCTATGCTAACGCCCTATCAATATGCTAGCAATGGGCCGATTGAAAATGTAGATTTGGATGGACTAGAAAAGTATCATTATACATTTGCGTTTGATGCTACAGGTCATACAGTGGTAAAGCTAGCGAACATTGAACATTTCTCGGAATGGCAATGGAAGCCTGCCGTGGGAGGTACTGCATTGGGATTTCAACTTTTTGAACGAATACAAGATCCAAGAAAGGAGTATATTGTTGAGTATAAGTTTAGAAGTATACTTCAGGTTGAATTTACCGCAGTGGAAGCTGACCAAACACTTACAGCAACATTTGGTACCGAAAAGGATGCGTTGAATGCGACTTGGGACGATTTTCACTTTTCCGAAGCAAGAGAACAATTTGCAAAAGGACTAGCAGCCGGGGCTGGCGGTGGGTCACCAGGAAGATTATTTAGGAGATCATGGGCGCCACACGTAGCAGAGCCGATGGTTGCACATCTTCCGGAAGAAGGCATAACATTGAAAGAAGGCACACCACAGGTTGGAAAAATGTTTAAATCGTATAAAGCAACTATTCAAGATGGGAAAATAAGTATGGTAAATTCTGAAGGGAGATTGGTAAATACAAATGGACGTTATGATTTTGTTATTACAAATGATGGCACACTGTTGATTGGAACAGGGCATTATCAAATGTCTGGTGAAGCAGAGACGGTCAGAGCTGCAGGTCAGATTAAGTTGAGAAATGGTAGTGTTGTAGAGGTTACAAATAGCTCTGGCCACTATAAGCCTTCCATTTCTGAGGGGAATCGTGGGGTTGGAATGTTGGAACAAATGGGTGTTAATATGAATAGTGCTAGGGTTACGATGTATAATTCTGATGGAACAATAAATACGACCAAGAAAAATGGGCAATAA